The Chitinophagales bacterium genomic sequence TAAACTCTGGCAGGGATTTAAACCTGTCAGAGTTTGCTTATAATGCAAGAGATGACATCTTTTTGGTAAGATGTCAGCTCAGGGTGCTTTAATTCTTCTTTTTTCTAAGAGCTAGATTCCATTAAATTGAATAGAATATGCCATTAAACCATCTCCAAATCATTGAAGCCTAAGACCTTGCAATCGCTTCTTTTTTGAACTTCATCACCGCCAAAAACCAGGAATTTGAGCGCATCAGGCTTGATTTTCTTGAAATAATTTAGGGTTTTGAAAAAATCCGGATGGATGGTCTTGCCCGATTTTATCTCCACAAGCAATAAATCCTGGGCTCTTTCGATGAGTAGGTCAACTTCATTTCCCGTAGAATCTCTCCAGAAATAATACTTTTCATGACTTTTATTATTCCACGTTTGTTTGATCTTTTCTAAAATAATGAAGTTTTCAAACAACTG encodes the following:
- a CDS encoding DUF4143 domain-containing protein; the encoded protein is MRMIKNISNLDAFQKFIQLLAGRTGQLFNQSSLGNELGVDNKTINAWMNLLEASFIAFRLKPYHNNFNKRIVKTPKIYFYDSGLLAYLLGIRTVKDLQMHFAKGQLFENFIILEKIKQTWNNKSHEKYYFWRDSTGNEVDLLIERAQDLLLVEIKSGKTIHPDFFKTLNYFKKIKPDALKFLVFGGDEVQKRSDCKVLGFNDLEMV